From the genome of Streptacidiphilus rugosus AM-16, one region includes:
- a CDS encoding CpaF family protein has translation MTVTDETVRTLANEFRTRIGRQLVAAEQQAGSRGLTSEARWALAEQLLQQELRQDAVARLRRAESPLDEEAETRVCDEVRAGMTVLGSIGDLLADDRVEDILVNDLDHVFVHYAGGRRERLPRQVADSVEALTEMVRQVAVSCGAEERRFDRASPFLSAQLPDGSRLFAAFDAHGTPTLSIRRHRLRTATLDDLVGPGMLSRELSEELRLMVRARLSILFAGGPGVGKTTVMSACLNETDPSERIITIEDTLELNLHRNGRHRNVVPLQAREANLEGVGEITQAELVRWSLRMSPDRVIVGECRGPEVVAMLNAFSVGNEGSMSSIHAATSRGAFMKLAAYAAQGPEKLTVEATNQLIASSLHVVVQLSRATDGRRVVSSVREIIDADGVQIISNELWEPGPDRRARRAAPPSPHLRELLGQLQPSYSR, from the coding sequence GTGACCGTGACGGACGAGACGGTCAGGACTCTCGCGAACGAGTTCCGCACCCGGATCGGCCGCCAGCTCGTGGCCGCGGAGCAGCAGGCCGGGTCGCGCGGCCTGACCTCGGAAGCCCGGTGGGCGCTGGCCGAGCAACTGCTGCAGCAGGAGCTGCGGCAGGACGCGGTCGCACGACTTCGGCGAGCCGAGTCGCCACTGGACGAGGAAGCGGAGACCAGGGTCTGCGACGAGGTCCGCGCGGGCATGACCGTGCTGGGCAGCATCGGCGACCTGCTCGCGGATGACCGGGTGGAGGACATCCTCGTCAACGACCTGGATCACGTCTTCGTCCACTACGCCGGAGGCCGTCGCGAACGCTTACCTCGCCAAGTCGCCGACTCCGTTGAGGCGCTGACGGAGATGGTGCGGCAGGTCGCGGTGTCGTGCGGCGCCGAGGAGCGGCGGTTCGACCGCGCCAGTCCGTTCCTGTCGGCGCAGTTGCCGGACGGATCCCGGCTGTTCGCCGCCTTCGACGCGCACGGGACCCCGACGCTGTCGATCCGCAGGCACCGGCTGCGCACGGCCACGCTGGACGATCTCGTGGGCCCGGGCATGCTCAGCCGCGAACTCAGCGAGGAGCTGCGGCTGATGGTCCGCGCCCGGCTGAGCATCCTGTTCGCCGGCGGTCCGGGGGTGGGCAAGACCACGGTCATGTCCGCCTGCCTGAACGAGACTGACCCGAGCGAGCGGATCATCACGATCGAGGACACCCTGGAGCTGAACCTGCACCGCAACGGCCGCCACCGCAACGTGGTCCCGTTGCAGGCCAGGGAGGCGAACCTGGAGGGCGTCGGCGAGATCACGCAAGCGGAGCTGGTGCGCTGGTCGCTGCGGATGAGCCCGGACCGGGTCATCGTCGGCGAATGCCGCGGACCCGAGGTGGTCGCGATGCTGAACGCGTTCTCCGTCGGCAACGAGGGTTCGATGTCCTCGATCCACGCGGCGACATCACGGGGAGCGTTCATGAAGCTGGCCGCCTACGCGGCGCAGGGGCCGGAGAAGCTGACCGTCGAGGCCACCAACCAGCTGATCGCCTCGTCTCTGCACGTCGTGGTGCAGCTGTCGCGAGCGACGGACGGCAGGCGGGTTGTGTCCTCGGTGCGGGAGATCATCGACGCCGACGGCGTGCAGATCATCTCCAACGAGCTGTGGGAACCGGGCCCGGACCGGCGCGCCCGCCGCGCCGCCCCGCCCTCCCCGCACTTGCGCGAACTCCTCGGCCAGCTGCAGCCCAGCTACAGCCGCTGA
- a CDS encoding type II secretion system F family protein: MTMSSWDTFASAGCGALLGVGVVTVYCGVAGIRVSSLYPRQAVEWARRRSPAVTKRSVGPRILGIAAAGCGVLAVSGWPVLGLVAAWAAWALPGLLGPDREHQQRLAQVEAVAGWTEQLRDTLSAAAGLSQAIRATGPLAPAAIRPQVASLVERMDGGMPLASALRVFADELADPLADLVVVALLTASRRQSGRLTELLAALADTTREQARARIRVHTSQARVRTAQRLITGVSLGMPVALMLLDASFMSPFGTAAGQLVLLWIALVFAAGFAMIRRLARFREGPRLLNSRPGLLAPSSGGA, from the coding sequence ATGACGATGTCCTCCTGGGACACTTTCGCCTCCGCAGGCTGTGGTGCGCTGCTGGGCGTGGGCGTGGTCACTGTGTACTGCGGTGTGGCCGGCATTCGCGTGTCGAGCCTGTATCCACGACAAGCTGTGGAGTGGGCTCGTCGGCGCAGCCCCGCCGTGACGAAACGCTCGGTGGGCCCGCGGATCCTCGGGATTGCGGCCGCCGGGTGCGGCGTACTGGCTGTGTCGGGATGGCCGGTCCTTGGGCTGGTCGCGGCGTGGGCCGCGTGGGCGTTGCCCGGCCTGCTCGGTCCGGATCGGGAGCACCAGCAGCGCCTGGCGCAGGTCGAGGCCGTAGCCGGTTGGACGGAGCAGCTGCGGGACACCCTCTCCGCCGCTGCGGGGCTGTCGCAGGCGATCCGCGCCACCGGTCCCCTGGCCCCGGCGGCGATCCGCCCACAAGTAGCCTCCCTGGTGGAGCGTATGGACGGCGGCATGCCGCTGGCGAGCGCCTTGCGCGTGTTCGCCGATGAGCTCGCCGACCCTCTGGCCGACCTGGTCGTGGTGGCGCTGTTGACGGCGTCGCGCCGGCAGTCCGGTCGGCTCACCGAGCTGCTCGCGGCACTCGCCGACACCACCCGCGAGCAGGCCCGTGCACGGATCCGGGTGCACACGTCGCAGGCGCGGGTCCGCACCGCGCAACGGTTGATCACTGGGGTCTCCCTGGGCATGCCGGTCGCGCTGATGCTGCTGGACGCGTCGTTCATGTCTCCCTTCGGCACTGCGGCGGGCCAGCTGGTCCTGCTGTGGATCGCGCTGGTCTTCGCCGCAGGGTTCGCGATGATCCGGCGCCTGGCTCGGTTCCGCGAAGGCCCGCGTCTGCTGAACTCGCGCCCAGGCCTGCTGGCCCCGTCCTCGGGTGGTGCGTGA
- a CDS encoding type II secretion system F family protein, giving the protein MTLLVLFLSAAVGGGVWTAVTALRPQRVRLAVEVARLTTPAPAAPSSEATVASPQVMGIAEGWAGRLGSRLAPALSACGLPGPKVRADLAALGKPAERHLAEKALAALLGLVTPWPLCLAISVLGIQPGWTAPAGLAVLLGAAGFLAPDLALRSTAAEWRHTVRHALSAWLDMTGVALSGGAGVEQALRDAAMEGEGEAFDAFRLVLRAAEITRTPPWDRLRDLGLRLGVTDLDELACSIALAGGEGARVRNTLMAKASSLRAHLLADAEAAVSSATERMAIPVALMMTGFLGILAYPSLANAMQSL; this is encoded by the coding sequence ATGACGCTGCTCGTTCTCTTTCTGTCCGCGGCCGTCGGAGGCGGTGTCTGGACCGCGGTGACCGCTCTGCGTCCGCAGCGCGTTCGGCTCGCGGTCGAGGTCGCCCGCCTCACCACGCCAGCACCCGCCGCGCCCAGCAGTGAAGCCACGGTGGCGTCTCCCCAGGTCATGGGAATCGCGGAGGGCTGGGCCGGACGGCTCGGCTCCAGACTAGCTCCTGCCCTCTCGGCCTGCGGGCTGCCGGGACCGAAGGTGCGCGCCGACCTTGCCGCGCTCGGCAAGCCGGCAGAGCGGCATCTGGCGGAGAAGGCCCTGGCCGCGCTGCTCGGGCTCGTCACCCCGTGGCCGCTGTGCCTCGCGATCAGCGTCCTCGGCATCCAACCGGGCTGGACGGCACCTGCGGGGCTTGCCGTGCTGCTCGGAGCCGCAGGCTTCCTCGCCCCTGACCTCGCGCTGCGCTCCACCGCAGCCGAGTGGCGTCACACCGTCCGCCACGCTCTGTCGGCCTGGTTGGACATGACGGGCGTCGCACTGTCCGGAGGCGCGGGTGTGGAGCAGGCTCTGCGGGACGCCGCGATGGAGGGCGAAGGTGAGGCCTTCGACGCTTTCCGTCTGGTTCTGCGCGCGGCGGAGATCACGCGTACCCCGCCCTGGGACCGGCTCCGCGACCTCGGCCTGCGTCTCGGTGTCACCGATCTGGACGAGCTCGCCTGCTCGATCGCGCTCGCCGGTGGTGAGGGGGCCCGTGTCCGCAACACCCTCATGGCCAAGGCGTCCTCGCTTCGCGCGCACCTGCTCGCGGACGCCGAAGCGGCGGTCTCCTCCGCGACTGAGCGGATGGCCATCCCGGTCGCCCTCATGATGACCGGCTTCCTCGGCATCCTCGCCTATCCCTCATTGGCCAATGCCATGCAGTCGCTGTGA
- a CDS encoding TadE/TadG family type IV pilus assembly protein, translating to MIKHTRLGEQSLRRPQVRRDKQVTDEGSATVETALAMVLLMLLLMGIVQFALLEHASHIAKAAAANALAQAQTETGTAADGHSAGAQALTQLGGDVLQNARLTVIRTPDQVTSVVQGQVLSVFPGLHLPVTAHAAGPVERVAPLASAP from the coding sequence GTGATCAAGCACACTCGCCTCGGCGAACAGTCGCTACGCCGGCCACAGGTCCGCCGCGACAAGCAAGTGACGGACGAGGGCTCGGCGACGGTCGAGACCGCGCTCGCGATGGTCCTGCTGATGCTGCTGCTCATGGGCATCGTGCAATTTGCCCTCCTGGAACACGCATCGCACATCGCCAAGGCCGCCGCCGCGAACGCGCTCGCCCAGGCCCAAACCGAGACAGGCACGGCGGCAGACGGCCACAGCGCGGGAGCACAAGCGCTTACCCAACTCGGGGGCGACGTACTGCAGAACGCGCGACTGACGGTGATCCGGACACCGGACCAGGTGACCTCCGTGGTCCAGGGCCAAGTCCTGAGCGTCTTCCCGGGACTGCACTTGCCCGTGACCGCACACGCCGCCGGTCCCGTCGAACGCGTCGCGCCGCTGGCCTCGGCACCGTGA
- a CDS encoding TadE/TadG family type IV pilus assembly protein has protein sequence MLKHRPASVGMRDRGSASVEVVLVAPVMLLLLLCAVALGRLVNARLDVDSAAQQAARAASLLRLPGKAQQVADQTARTALAETGRACQGFDVTADTSHFTAGGSVTVTVACTTELSDLGIPLPGSHVSRSTASVPVDSYEYVADGRH, from the coding sequence GTGCTCAAGCACCGACCAGCCTCCGTCGGCATGCGTGACCGCGGCTCCGCCAGCGTCGAGGTCGTCCTGGTCGCGCCGGTCATGCTGTTGCTCCTGCTCTGCGCCGTCGCGCTGGGGCGGTTGGTCAACGCCCGACTGGACGTGGACTCCGCCGCTCAGCAGGCGGCAAGAGCGGCATCCCTGCTGCGGCTGCCGGGGAAAGCACAGCAGGTCGCCGACCAGACCGCGCGTACCGCTCTCGCCGAGACCGGCCGGGCATGCCAGGGTTTCGACGTCACGGCCGACACGAGCCACTTCACGGCAGGCGGCAGTGTGACGGTCACGGTCGCCTGCACCACCGAGCTGTCCGACCTCGGGATTCCGCTGCCGGGCAGTCATGTGTCTCGTTCGACGGCTTCGGTGCCCGTCGACTCCTACGAGTACGTAGCGGACGGGAGGCATTAG
- a CDS encoding BTAD domain-containing putative transcriptional regulator has protein sequence MNQPTRRPQRQPVRHGGRLPSARSAAVQAFFVAGLLTALPCLLIGTPQLSAALWNHVPSPSEVIATAEQPVDDRLLFAVLALAGWITWAVLATSVLLEVFWALRHLSALRGSTGIALITARRTLGSLLIGGILITLLTTTRMPAMDASAQGSQVSLAPTAATAPLSPARDATSPDTVNVRPGDTLWHLAQSHLGDPLRWPEIYALNQHNTETDGRTFQDPNLIYPGWSLQLPAQHDAASHPTPRPSIPSEPGSSHTQDANATGAAAQPPGPSASAHAVGQRAAGVRLPRDAGYLSLALAAALGVTALQVMRRRPVHRPAGVPVPTLKEVQQRPEHHPLLADLRTLQGQGPLTPEGEAEPGLPIADQSGKLLTLDELLNTQPLHALTLTGPGAEDAVRALLLQVLVVPEQSGARVITTVDDLQRLAGLRAAPETLPGHVHAAQDIGIALGRVEEILLGRIRDHEVLPADEPLPPTYLITSQVPPAQHRRLLAMLEVGAEVGMSAVLLHCAIGEAVTVEVHHDGTARLHGGDPTGLRFFHLRVEDAHVVTRLLHDAREISEESGAGTPDKSDPEPESIISPPGRESEAIAVPDGQGVGVRESASAETSTNEDTPNSAGDDRRILSPSVPIVTAPESSRPSAQPKTACQVLEPPGPAGTPVAVRLFGTFSVTVHGEVHPGLSRGKIGEILAYLAVHDEGVLGENIWQDLWPERDSTSAKETFHRTSSNARNRLREALGAGPGAQLILSDGNGRWRLDARHFATDLADFHQALRGANTATDREQRRRAREEAVRLYKGELCAGGTFGWIDAHREHARIQAVAVHAELARTAEGIDQALSHLQQAITIAPTDEALYLEQAQLHMRTGNVAAVRRAKDLLAQALKAIDTNPTPATSRAFEDLLRSRPPAPSASARQRSSG, from the coding sequence GTGAACCAGCCGACCCGCCGCCCCCAACGCCAACCGGTCCGCCACGGTGGACGCCTGCCCTCAGCGCGGTCCGCGGCTGTCCAGGCGTTCTTCGTCGCCGGCCTGCTGACGGCCTTGCCGTGCCTTCTCATCGGCACGCCGCAGCTGTCCGCCGCGCTCTGGAATCATGTGCCCAGCCCGTCTGAGGTCATCGCCACGGCGGAGCAGCCGGTCGACGACCGGCTGCTGTTCGCCGTGCTCGCGCTCGCCGGATGGATCACCTGGGCTGTGCTGGCCACGAGCGTCCTGCTTGAAGTGTTCTGGGCGCTGCGCCACCTTTCCGCGCTACGAGGCTCGACGGGCATCGCGCTCATCACGGCCCGTCGCACGCTCGGGTCGCTGCTGATCGGCGGGATCCTCATCACCCTGCTGACCACCACGCGCATGCCGGCAATGGACGCGTCGGCCCAAGGCAGCCAGGTCAGCCTTGCGCCGACTGCTGCCACGGCGCCGCTGTCCCCCGCGCGGGACGCCACGAGCCCTGACACGGTGAACGTGAGGCCGGGTGACACACTCTGGCACCTGGCTCAGTCACACTTGGGTGACCCCCTGCGCTGGCCGGAGATCTACGCGCTTAATCAGCACAACACCGAGACAGATGGCCGCACGTTCCAGGACCCGAACCTCATCTACCCAGGGTGGAGTCTCCAGCTCCCCGCCCAGCACGATGCCGCCTCTCACCCCACGCCCCGGCCTTCCATCCCGTCAGAACCCGGCAGCTCCCACACCCAGGACGCGAATGCGACGGGTGCGGCCGCGCAGCCGCCAGGCCCATCCGCGTCCGCGCACGCAGTCGGCCAGCGCGCCGCGGGCGTGCGGCTGCCGCGCGACGCCGGATACCTGTCCCTCGCCCTGGCCGCCGCCCTCGGCGTGACCGCGCTGCAGGTGATGCGCCGCCGTCCCGTCCACAGGCCCGCCGGAGTGCCTGTGCCCACTCTCAAAGAGGTCCAGCAGCGCCCCGAGCACCATCCTCTGCTCGCCGATCTGCGCACCCTCCAAGGCCAGGGCCCACTCACACCCGAAGGCGAGGCCGAACCAGGCCTGCCCATCGCGGACCAGTCCGGGAAGCTGCTCACCCTGGACGAGCTGCTGAACACCCAGCCGCTGCACGCCCTCACCCTGACCGGGCCCGGCGCCGAGGACGCGGTCCGAGCACTTCTCCTCCAAGTCCTCGTCGTGCCTGAGCAGTCCGGTGCGCGCGTCATCACCACCGTCGACGACCTCCAGCGACTTGCCGGACTCCGCGCTGCTCCCGAGACCTTGCCGGGGCACGTCCACGCCGCGCAGGACATCGGCATCGCACTGGGGCGCGTCGAAGAGATCCTGCTGGGCCGCATCCGGGACCACGAGGTGCTGCCGGCCGACGAACCGCTCCCGCCCACCTATCTGATCACCAGCCAGGTTCCGCCCGCTCAGCACCGCCGGCTGCTCGCCATGCTGGAAGTAGGCGCCGAAGTGGGTATGTCCGCCGTCCTGCTCCACTGCGCGATCGGCGAAGCCGTCACCGTCGAGGTTCACCACGACGGCACCGCACGCCTGCACGGCGGCGACCCGACCGGCCTGCGCTTCTTCCATCTGCGCGTCGAAGACGCCCACGTGGTGACGCGACTCCTGCACGATGCCCGAGAGATCTCCGAGGAATCGGGCGCCGGAACCCCGGACAAGTCAGACCCGGAACCGGAATCAATCATCTCGCCACCGGGCAGGGAAAGCGAAGCAATTGCTGTGCCCGATGGGCAGGGCGTTGGGGTCAGGGAAAGCGCTTCAGCGGAGACCTCGACGAACGAAGACACGCCGAATTCCGCCGGAGACGACCGGAGAATTCTCTCGCCCAGCGTGCCTATCGTCACGGCACCGGAAAGCAGCCGACCCTCCGCTCAACCGAAAACCGCCTGCCAGGTCCTTGAGCCGCCCGGACCCGCCGGCACGCCGGTCGCGGTCAGGCTGTTCGGCACGTTCAGCGTGACCGTCCACGGCGAAGTCCACCCGGGTCTGTCACGCGGCAAGATCGGCGAAATCCTCGCTTACCTCGCCGTCCACGACGAAGGAGTCCTGGGCGAGAACATCTGGCAGGACCTGTGGCCGGAGCGCGACTCGACCAGCGCCAAGGAGACCTTCCACCGGACCTCCAGCAACGCGCGCAACCGTCTGCGCGAAGCCCTCGGCGCCGGCCCGGGTGCCCAGCTGATCCTCAGCGACGGAAACGGCCGCTGGCGCCTGGACGCACGTCACTTCGCCACCGACCTCGCCGATTTCCACCAGGCCCTGCGCGGGGCGAACACGGCCACTGACCGCGAGCAGCGTCGCCGGGCACGCGAGGAGGCCGTACGCCTGTACAAGGGGGAGCTGTGCGCGGGCGGCACCTTCGGCTGGATCGACGCCCACCGCGAGCACGCGCGCATCCAGGCTGTCGCCGTACACGCGGAACTGGCCCGAACCGCGGAGGGCATCGACCAGGCCCTCAGCCACCTCCAGCAGGCCATCACCATCGCACCCACGGATGAGGCCCTCTACCTGGAGCAAGCGCAACTCCACATGCGCACCGGCAACGTCGCCGCGGTCAGGCGCGCCAAGGATCTCCTGGCGCAGGCGCTGAAGGCGATCGACACGAACCCGACGCCGGCGACCAGCCGCGCCTTCGAGGACCTCCTGCGCTCGCGCCCCCCGGCGCCCAGCGCCTCGGCACGGCAGCGCTCCTCCGGCTGA
- a CDS encoding DUF317 domain-containing protein, whose translation MNTTNTTPDAHHPEPALDLALAMVTPRYLAGPGDPNTALDAFDCPSWSWFDDDTGNCHTFSPCQRLYAGFLPESGRLAERTVWRAWARHSRHDPVEWAFRADDHIPAELIAALGHAVAHDWRTSLSGDGASDHQIPGFLSGPGDTDPVWHTVSAHGWVVIGDGEDGRDAFAPDGQARLSYRPRADLEPGHRAWTATARPGLDGHAIWTAHFTARTPTHYLTAFADAFSHPDGLLREPDQTGRHLRQRLARRT comes from the coding sequence ATGAACACCACCAACACCACACCCGACGCCCACCACCCCGAGCCCGCCCTCGACCTCGCGCTGGCGATGGTCACCCCGCGCTACCTGGCCGGGCCCGGCGACCCCAACACCGCACTCGACGCCTTCGACTGCCCGAGCTGGTCCTGGTTCGACGACGACACCGGCAACTGCCACACCTTCTCCCCCTGCCAGCGCCTGTACGCCGGTTTCCTGCCCGAGTCGGGTCGCCTCGCCGAGCGAACGGTCTGGCGCGCCTGGGCCCGGCACAGCCGCCACGACCCCGTGGAGTGGGCTTTCCGCGCGGACGACCACATCCCCGCCGAGCTGATCGCCGCACTCGGCCACGCGGTCGCCCACGACTGGCGCACCTCGCTCTCCGGCGACGGCGCGTCAGATCACCAGATCCCTGGGTTCCTGTCCGGGCCCGGCGACACCGACCCCGTGTGGCACACGGTGAGCGCCCACGGCTGGGTGGTGATCGGCGACGGCGAGGACGGGCGCGACGCCTTCGCCCCAGACGGCCAGGCCCGCCTGTCCTACCGGCCCCGCGCGGACCTGGAGCCCGGCCACCGCGCCTGGACCGCCACCGCACGCCCGGGCCTGGACGGACACGCCATCTGGACCGCCCACTTCACCGCGCGGACCCCCACCCACTACCTCACGGCATTCGCCGACGCCTTCTCCCACCCGGACGGCCTGCTCCGCGAACCCGACCAGACAGGCCGCCACCTGCGCCAGCGCCTCGCCCGCCGCACCTGA
- a CDS encoding AAA family ATPase, protein MTNPTPPAPPAPTTPKARPGQLRADVARLLDQHNGPGLTVTEIAKQLGHSGGAVGNACQALASRGQATLTSTRPRRYKATPTTHTAATRIPTQTPPPGTSPAAPTQPSTPTPPAAPPTAAPARPAPVLRPNGQHYHPRALAGLPDVEALRKLRAASVPVLLYGPPGTGKTSLIEATFDDLITLAGDGDTTVADLIGEYTQDDHGGYQFQYGPLVTAMTEGRALLIDDATLISPKVLAALYPAMDGRRQIQVKAHKGETVTAADGFYVIAGHNPGVHGAVLTEALASRFSVQIQVGSDYDLARALKIDSRAVRIARNLATRQQAGDLGWAPQLRELIAFQKISDVLGPDAAFANLVGIAPLEDRDLIAEIVTKAIGRPVTALTLGTQL, encoded by the coding sequence ATGACCAACCCCACCCCGCCTGCCCCGCCTGCCCCGACCACCCCGAAGGCCCGCCCCGGACAACTGCGCGCCGACGTCGCCCGCCTCCTCGACCAGCACAACGGACCCGGCCTGACCGTCACCGAGATCGCCAAGCAGCTCGGGCACTCCGGCGGCGCGGTCGGCAACGCCTGCCAGGCCCTCGCCAGCCGAGGCCAAGCCACCCTAACCAGCACCCGCCCCCGCCGCTACAAGGCCACCCCCACCACCCACACCGCAGCCACCCGCATCCCCACCCAGACGCCACCGCCCGGCACCAGCCCCGCCGCGCCCACGCAACCGTCCACGCCCACACCGCCAGCGGCCCCTCCCACGGCGGCACCTGCCAGGCCCGCGCCAGTCCTGCGCCCCAACGGCCAGCACTACCACCCCCGCGCGCTCGCCGGACTCCCCGACGTCGAAGCCCTGCGCAAGCTCCGCGCCGCCAGCGTGCCGGTCCTGCTCTACGGGCCGCCCGGCACCGGCAAGACCAGCCTCATCGAGGCCACCTTCGACGACCTGATCACCCTCGCGGGCGACGGCGACACCACCGTCGCCGACCTGATCGGCGAATACACCCAGGACGACCACGGCGGCTACCAGTTCCAGTACGGGCCACTGGTGACCGCCATGACTGAGGGCCGCGCCCTGCTCATCGACGACGCCACCCTCATCTCCCCCAAGGTCCTGGCGGCCCTCTACCCCGCGATGGACGGCCGCCGCCAGATCCAGGTCAAAGCCCACAAGGGCGAGACCGTCACCGCAGCGGATGGCTTCTACGTGATCGCTGGCCACAACCCGGGCGTCCACGGCGCGGTCCTGACCGAGGCCCTCGCCTCCCGCTTCAGCGTCCAGATCCAGGTCGGCTCCGACTACGACCTCGCCCGTGCCCTGAAGATCGACTCCCGCGCCGTACGGATCGCCCGCAACCTCGCCACCCGCCAACAAGCAGGCGACCTCGGCTGGGCACCCCAACTCCGCGAATTGATCGCCTTCCAGAAGATCTCCGACGTCCTCGGCCCCGACGCCGCCTTCGCCAACCTCGTCGGCATCGCCCCCCTGGAAGACCGCGACCTCATCGCCGAGATCGTCACCAAAGCCATCGGACGCCCCGTCACCGCTCTCACCCTCGGCACCCAACTCTGA
- a CDS encoding vWA domain-containing protein, translated as MTSSHRHVHPSPPAHLAVDGDLSRWDDDGGSPPPASRRTANLDAHWLRISAALTARLPELAGRDDVIVTCEDGTRSGAPAAFYPTLAALEIDTSVFKPLHPARIRPEQVGEEDCYPVAWGALVHEAAHAAHSRWTTPRPLLGTELDEAAQLLEESRAERAHLARRPTDRRYLRATVRTLILDDLTADTPTTVWHTAQAAALILARRDAGILDPDETQPLAQLAEQILGSDLLTELTRIWQAVHATADADADTMLDHARAWCDALNNAPTAPPPTGDPGGSAAGRGALARAVDQVTGAVAANQRAQAAAEHAVRAASAARAAARTEQAGRQRAATATAKAVFAPGARPHLPASAAGGGFRARSPITGSRPPTSAEQRAAATLARALRQAAYRARTDSVTTSAAPPGRLNMRAALARDAQRAAGATPTAQPWVSTQRRHTPNPPLRVGIAVDVSGSMSAATAPIASATWILAKATALTDPASRAATVAYDLGLTAVTAPGRTPAHVTEFRATGAGHSLAEAIDALTAGLDLTRPGAARLLVIVSDARYFPDETDRAAQRMKHLGAAGCALLWITFHQHTTPPAGATLLELADPARAVTAIARAVTTTMAAAR; from the coding sequence ATGACCAGCAGCCACCGGCACGTCCATCCCAGCCCACCCGCACACCTCGCCGTCGACGGCGATCTCTCCCGCTGGGATGACGACGGCGGCTCCCCACCGCCCGCCTCCCGCCGCACCGCGAACCTGGACGCCCACTGGCTGCGGATCTCCGCCGCCCTCACCGCCCGCCTGCCCGAGCTCGCCGGACGCGACGACGTCATCGTCACCTGCGAAGACGGCACCCGCTCCGGGGCCCCCGCCGCCTTCTATCCCACCCTCGCGGCCCTCGAAATCGACACCAGCGTCTTCAAGCCCCTCCACCCCGCTCGGATCCGCCCCGAACAGGTCGGCGAAGAAGACTGCTACCCCGTCGCGTGGGGCGCGCTGGTCCACGAGGCCGCCCACGCCGCCCACTCCCGCTGGACCACCCCACGCCCGCTCCTCGGCACCGAACTCGACGAAGCCGCGCAGCTCCTGGAGGAGTCCCGCGCCGAACGCGCCCACCTCGCGCGGCGGCCAACCGACCGCCGCTACCTACGCGCGACCGTCCGCACACTGATCCTGGATGACCTCACCGCCGACACCCCCACCACCGTCTGGCACACCGCCCAAGCCGCCGCGCTGATCCTCGCAAGGCGCGACGCCGGAATCCTCGACCCCGACGAAACCCAGCCTCTCGCCCAGCTCGCCGAGCAGATCCTCGGCTCCGACCTCCTGACGGAGCTCACCCGGATCTGGCAGGCCGTCCACGCCACCGCCGACGCCGACGCGGACACGATGCTCGACCACGCCCGCGCCTGGTGCGACGCCCTGAACAACGCGCCCACCGCCCCGCCGCCCACCGGCGACCCGGGCGGCTCCGCCGCCGGTCGGGGCGCGCTGGCCCGGGCCGTCGACCAGGTCACCGGCGCGGTCGCCGCCAACCAGCGGGCGCAGGCCGCCGCCGAACACGCCGTGCGGGCAGCGAGCGCCGCCCGCGCGGCGGCCAGGACCGAGCAGGCAGGTCGGCAGCGCGCCGCTACTGCGACCGCCAAGGCCGTCTTCGCGCCCGGAGCCCGCCCCCACCTGCCCGCCAGCGCGGCAGGCGGCGGCTTCCGGGCCCGCTCCCCCATCACCGGCAGCAGGCCGCCGACCAGCGCCGAGCAGCGGGCCGCCGCCACCCTCGCCCGGGCGCTGCGGCAGGCGGCCTACCGGGCCCGCACCGACAGCGTCACCACCAGCGCGGCACCACCCGGACGTTTGAACATGCGCGCCGCCCTCGCCCGCGACGCCCAACGCGCCGCAGGAGCCACCCCCACCGCCCAGCCCTGGGTCAGCACGCAGCGCCGCCACACCCCCAACCCGCCGCTGCGCGTCGGCATCGCCGTCGACGTGTCCGGGTCCATGAGCGCCGCCACCGCCCCGATCGCCTCCGCCACCTGGATCCTCGCCAAGGCCACCGCCCTGACGGACCCCGCCTCCCGCGCCGCCACCGTCGCCTACGACCTCGGCCTGACCGCCGTCACCGCACCCGGCCGCACCCCTGCCCACGTCACCGAGTTCCGGGCCACCGGCGCGGGTCACAGCCTGGCCGAAGCCATCGACGCCCTCACCGCCGGCCTCGACCTCACCCGGCCAGGCGCGGCACGGCTCCTCGTGATCGTCTCCGACGCCCGCTACTTCCCCGACGAGACCGACCGCGCCGCCCAACGCATGAAGCACCTGGGTGCGGCTGGCTGCGCCCTACTGTGGATCACCTTCCACCAGCACACCACCCCACCCGCCGGAGCCACACTCCTCGAGCTCGCCGACCCCGCCCGCGCGGTCACCGCCATCGCCCGCGCCGTCACCACCACCATGGCCGCCGCACGCTGA